In Clostridium sp., one DNA window encodes the following:
- a CDS encoding MATE family efflux transporter codes for MERSDKLRDKKISKLLMEFSIPAIIGMLVNSMYIVIDRIFIGRVVGAMAISGVSLTFPIVILIMAFAMLVGIGAAARISIKLGEDRRDEAELILGNALVLLVIVSVIVTAFGLIFVDPMLKSFGASESTIDYAREFIVILLAGSIFQTIGFGLNNIIRSEGDPKKAMSTMLIGAICNIILDFIFIYVLGFGIRGAAVATVISQLVNMVWVLYYFLRGNSILKIKRENMVLKKDVIMSIFTIGMAPFAMQLAASVVNIIFNRSLGIYGGDLAIGAMGIINGIVTIVLMPIFGINQGSQPIIGFNYGAKQYMRVKETLKLAVIAASFIAITGTLSAHIFPHALVSLFNKADVNLTNISVNGIKIFMLMFPLVGFQIVSSNFFQAIGKAKISMLLALSRQVIVLIPMLLILPRIFGLNGVWMAAPVSDTISSMLTAVFLTLELKKLNFQQNKTSGDIGMQL; via the coding sequence TTGGAACGTTCAGATAAATTAAGAGATAAGAAAATAAGCAAACTGCTTATGGAATTTTCAATACCCGCTATAATAGGTATGCTTGTAAATTCCATGTACATCGTAATAGACAGGATATTTATAGGAAGAGTAGTAGGTGCCATGGCAATATCAGGAGTTAGCTTAACCTTTCCTATAGTAATACTTATAATGGCCTTTGCAATGCTTGTGGGCATTGGTGCAGCTGCAAGAATTTCCATAAAGTTGGGGGAGGACAGGAGAGATGAAGCTGAGCTCATATTGGGCAATGCCCTGGTGCTGCTTGTGATAGTATCTGTAATTGTCACTGCTTTTGGGTTGATATTTGTAGATCCAATGCTGAAATCCTTTGGCGCAAGTGAAAGCACTATAGATTATGCAAGAGAATTTATCGTTATACTGCTTGCAGGATCAATATTTCAGACTATAGGGTTCGGACTAAATAATATAATACGTTCCGAAGGAGATCCCAAAAAGGCCATGAGTACAATGCTCATAGGTGCGATATGCAATATAATACTTGATTTCATATTTATATATGTGCTCGGGTTTGGTATAAGAGGAGCAGCTGTTGCAACTGTAATTTCACAGCTGGTCAACATGGTATGGGTTCTGTATTATTTCTTGAGGGGAAACAGCATACTCAAGATAAAAAGAGAAAATATGGTATTGAAAAAAGATGTAATAATGAGTATATTTACTATAGGTATGGCGCCTTTTGCCATGCAGCTGGCAGCAAGTGTTGTAAATATAATATTCAACAGAAGCCTTGGCATATATGGAGGAGATCTGGCCATAGGAGCCATGGGTATAATAAACGGCATAGTTACTATTGTACTCATGCCCATATTCGGAATCAACCAGGGATCTCAGCCTATAATTGGCTTCAACTACGGGGCAAAACAGTATATGCGTGTAAAAGAGACACTGAAACTCGCAGTCATAGCGGCAAGCTTTATAGCAATAACCGGAACTCTGTCAGCACATATTTTTCCCCATGCACTTGTAAGTCTTTTTAACAAAGCAGATGTTAATTTGACCAATATATCTGTAAATGGAATAAAAATATTCATGCTTATGTTTCCACTTGTTGGATTTCAAATAGTAAGCTCCAATTTTTTTCAGGCAATAGGAAAGGCCAAAATATCAATGCTTCTGGCACTTTCAAGACAGGTAATAGTGCTTATACCTATGCTGCTTATACTGCCTAGAATATTTGGGCTCAACGGTGTCTGGATGGCAGCGCCTGTATCCGATACAATATCTTCAATGCTTACAGCAGTATTTTTGACACTTGAACTTAAAAAACTTAATTTTCAACAAAATAAAACATCCGGAGATATCGGGATGCAATTGTAA
- a CDS encoding TaqI-like C-terminal specificity domain-containing protein yields MDKQGEVLGHDYEKSLGIGLRKKNGTFYTPYYIVDFLLENTMKDVDVLKNPFVKVLDPSCGCGFFLVSAYKVLFVKFKENLGQLRKKFGSKLYKIDKNGKEIILSGCRYWNEGNLSRHLLQNCIFGSDIDSNAVEITKHNLCSLCRDKIDLSSNIVCCNSLIKWDEDYDSCIEGTDIKVMVDFWSKKYDYVVGNPPWVSLSRKFKNSVDDNMLQYYIDRYDGNRYLPNLYEYFIKRSLELLNENGKIGIVVPDRFASNVQYGKFRRYILERYNIARLVFGIKFPGISTDIMIFIAENKYDMNNKIIVDVKDEAKYEINQIDYKKNPNIEFFHDLDSGYGEIRKGVEFDSCRLGSICTTFTGFIGSKSMITQVRHNKTQIEILRGRNVGRYSISGNYYYDFVDENIKGGTKNIEKLAYKNKIVLRKTGKSIEAALDGRGYVIEQSLYGIILKDTKYSIEYILGILNSKLIQWYYRSFLVTNYRSMPQIKKYNLDRIPIKICSGNKKYRIENMVSDILNCSNGVKRNLIQEELDSSIFELYGVKQNDRSIILKLFGK; encoded by the coding sequence ATGGATAAACAGGGAGAAGTATTGGGACACGACTACGAAAAATCGTTGGGAATAGGACTGCGAAAGAAGAATGGTACTTTTTATACTCCATATTATATTGTAGATTTTCTGCTTGAAAATACAATGAAGGATGTTGATGTACTAAAAAATCCATTTGTAAAAGTACTCGATCCTTCCTGCGGATGCGGATTTTTTCTCGTAAGTGCCTATAAAGTGCTCTTTGTGAAGTTTAAGGAGAACCTTGGACAATTGAGAAAGAAGTTCGGAAGTAAATTATATAAAATTGATAAAAACGGGAAAGAAATCATTCTATCTGGCTGTAGATACTGGAATGAAGGCAATTTAAGCCGCCATTTGCTCCAAAATTGTATATTTGGTTCCGATATAGATTCAAATGCCGTTGAGATTACGAAGCACAATTTGTGTTCTCTCTGCAGGGATAAAATTGACTTGAGCTCGAATATAGTATGCTGTAACAGCCTTATAAAATGGGATGAAGACTATGACAGCTGCATTGAAGGCACTGATATCAAAGTTATGGTTGATTTCTGGAGTAAAAAATATGACTATGTTGTTGGTAACCCACCGTGGGTGTCACTTAGCAGAAAATTCAAAAATTCAGTAGATGATAATATGCTTCAATATTATATTGACAGATACGATGGTAACAGATATCTTCCTAATCTATATGAATATTTTATAAAAAGATCCCTGGAATTGTTAAATGAAAATGGGAAAATAGGAATTGTAGTTCCTGATAGATTTGCAAGCAATGTGCAGTATGGAAAATTCAGAAGATATATACTGGAAAGATATAATATCGCCCGTCTTGTATTTGGAATAAAGTTTCCTGGTATAAGCACGGATATTATGATCTTTATAGCCGAAAATAAGTATGATATGAACAATAAAATCATAGTGGATGTCAAGGATGAGGCAAAATATGAAATAAATCAGATCGACTATAAAAAAAATCCCAATATTGAGTTCTTCCATGATCTGGACAGCGGGTACGGTGAAATAAGGAAGGGTGTTGAATTTGACAGCTGCAGGCTCGGCAGCATATGTACCACATTTACCGGCTTTATAGGCAGTAAGAGTATGATTACACAAGTCAGGCACAACAAGACACAGATAGAGATATTAAGAGGCAGGAACGTAGGCAGATACAGTATATCGGGTAATTACTATTATGATTTTGTGGATGAAAATATAAAAGGCGGTACTAAAAATATTGAAAAACTGGCATACAAAAATAAAATAGTATTGAGAAAGACAGGCAAAAGTATAGAAGCTGCTTTAGACGGCAGGGGATATGTCATAGAACAGTCATTATATGGTATTATATTGAAGGATACAAAGTATTCAATTGAGTATATTCTAGGTATACTCAATTCCAAGTTAATTCAATGGTATTATAGAAGTTTTCTTGTTACCAATTACAGATCAATGCCGCAGATAAAAAAATACAATTTGGACAGAATCCCCATAAAAATATGCAGCGGCAATAAAAAATACAGAATTGAGAATATGGTTTCAGACATACTTAATTGCAGTAACGGTGTTAAAAGAAATTTAATACAGGAGGAACTGGATTCCAGCATATTTGAACTGTATGGAGTGAAGCAAAATGACAGAAGTATAATATTGAAATTGTTTGGGAAATAG
- a CDS encoding YdcF family protein produces the protein MKKSLKVILSIITVVFVAVLITGFEVIFFGENSKPEKSDCIIVLGCKVYGSTPSPFLAARTDEGLRLYNRGYGSYIIVSGGRGNGENISEAMAMRNYLISRGVDPKRIIMEDKSMSTMDNLTNSSRIMKKEGFKTAIIVSNKFHLKRASLMARKQDINASYSGVFVSDYKAHEIKGYIREIPALWQYYLIRASILSIFETAISAIIL, from the coding sequence ATGAAGAAGTCTCTAAAGGTTATATTGTCCATTATTACTGTAGTATTTGTAGCTGTGCTTATAACTGGATTTGAAGTCATATTTTTTGGGGAAAACTCCAAACCGGAAAAATCGGACTGTATAATTGTTCTGGGATGCAAAGTTTATGGCAGTACGCCAAGCCCGTTTCTGGCGGCAAGAACCGACGAGGGCTTGAGATTGTACAATAGAGGTTATGGAAGTTATATTATCGTCTCTGGCGGCAGGGGTAATGGAGAGAACATATCTGAGGCAATGGCCATGAGAAACTATTTGATTTCCAGAGGAGTTGATCCTAAACGAATAATAATGGAGGACAAGTCCATGTCCACCATGGATAATTTGACAAATTCCAGTCGTATAATGAAGAAAGAAGGCTTTAAAACGGCGATTATAGTATCCAATAAGTTTCATTTGAAGAGAGCTTCCTTAATGGCAAGAAAACAAGATATCAATGCAAGCTATTCAGGAGTTTTTGTCTCGGATTACAAAGCCCATGAAATTAAAGGTTATATAAGGGAAATCCCGGCTCTCTGGCAATATTACCTGATACGGGCAAGTATACTGAGCATTTTTGAAACTGCCATATCTGCCATTATACTGTGA
- a CDS encoding metallophosphoesterase, producing MFLKKSVFFAVYTLINIYIGFSFSNVIQYFFPQFNLYVYWVVFIFIVFSFFIGRYNKNLLPAPLNKIVYVIGAYWLGALVYEVIYLAVMGILKMFLYFIPHYGRIFNSYVVYIDLCMAVIIVLILIYGTYNARHLKIANYTIDVDKNSGKIRKLNIIMVSDVHMGRLMVKGRLVRMVAEINKLKPDILILGGDIIDDDIDMDEAYDILQPLQDVDSKYGTYAVYGNHEYIGSNTKKLGGIYKSLGVNLLVDDIILVNDEFYIAGRDDKYSEIFNQKRRRKVEEFLENIDMEKPIILVDHQPIDIDSAIKNNVDIQFSGHTHRGQIYPNNLITRRVFKLDNGYLKEGRFNCIVSSGFGTWGPPIRLGSKSQIVQAVIKFK from the coding sequence ATGTTTTTAAAAAAGAGTGTATTTTTTGCAGTATATACCTTGATAAATATATATATAGGCTTTAGCTTTTCAAATGTGATCCAGTATTTTTTCCCACAATTCAATTTGTATGTTTACTGGGTTGTATTCATTTTTATTGTATTTTCCTTCTTTATAGGGAGATATAATAAAAATTTGCTGCCGGCTCCTCTTAATAAAATTGTGTATGTAATTGGAGCCTACTGGCTTGGAGCACTTGTATATGAAGTTATTTACCTGGCTGTAATGGGAATTTTAAAGATGTTCCTGTACTTTATTCCACATTATGGAAGAATATTCAACAGCTATGTTGTATATATTGATCTCTGCATGGCTGTAATAATAGTTCTCATATTGATTTATGGGACTTATAATGCAAGACATCTGAAAATAGCAAATTATACTATTGATGTTGATAAAAATTCAGGTAAAATCAGGAAATTGAATATCATAATGGTGTCGGATGTTCATATGGGAAGGCTGATGGTAAAAGGGAGACTTGTTAGGATGGTGGCTGAAATCAACAAGTTGAAACCGGATATCCTAATACTCGGCGGGGACATAATAGATGATGACATTGATATGGATGAAGCTTATGATATTTTACAACCTCTTCAAGATGTGGACAGCAAGTATGGAACATATGCTGTCTATGGAAATCATGAGTATATAGGTTCAAACACAAAAAAGCTTGGGGGAATTTATAAAAGCCTTGGTGTAAATCTGCTCGTTGATGATATAATTCTTGTAAATGATGAATTCTATATAGCTGGAAGAGATGACAAGTACAGTGAAATATTCAATCAGAAAAGAAGAAGAAAAGTGGAAGAATTTCTTGAGAATATTGATATGGAAAAACCAATAATACTTGTAGATCATCAGCCTATAGATATTGACAGTGCAATAAAAAACAATGTGGATATTCAGTTTTCCGGACATACTCACAGGGGACAGATATATCCCAATAATTTAATTACAAGGCGGGTGTTCAAATTGGACAATGGGTACTTGAAAGAAGGCAGATTCAACTGCATAGTATCTTCGGGATTTGGAACATGGGGACCGCCAATAAGGCTCGGAAGCAAATCACAGATTGTTCAGGCCGTAATTAAATTTAAATAA
- the purM gene encoding phosphoribosylformylglycinamidine cyclo-ligase, with the protein MITYKDSGVNIEEGYKSVQLIKKYSASTFIPGVLNGLGSFAGMFELGKYENPVLVSGTDGVGTKLKIAFHKKKYDTVGIDCVAMCVNDILCHGAKPIFFLDYIACGKLDSKISADLVKGVSDGCIQAGCALIGGETAEMPGFYSEGEYDIAGFSVGVVEKEDIIDGSSVKDGDVLIGIASSGVHSNGYSLVRKLIPDLDASFLDRTFADELLVPTKIYVKPVLELVKNFHIKAMAHITGGGFFENIPRMFKDNFTAVVDRKSFEVPEIFKYMISLGVTEEEMYNTYNMGIGFVLCAASQDTDRIISKLSELGEKAFIIGNVEIGDKKVCLK; encoded by the coding sequence ATGATAACCTATAAGGATTCCGGCGTAAATATTGAAGAGGGGTACAAATCTGTACAATTGATAAAAAAGTATTCAGCTTCTACTTTTATTCCGGGAGTTTTAAATGGACTCGGAAGTTTTGCGGGAATGTTCGAGCTTGGAAAGTATGAAAATCCGGTTCTGGTTTCTGGAACGGACGGAGTTGGAACAAAATTGAAAATAGCATTTCACAAGAAAAAGTATGATACCGTTGGAATAGACTGTGTAGCCATGTGTGTAAACGACATATTATGTCATGGTGCGAAGCCGATATTTTTTCTTGACTATATAGCCTGTGGAAAGCTTGATTCAAAAATTTCTGCTGACCTTGTAAAAGGTGTTTCCGATGGATGTATTCAGGCAGGATGTGCATTGATCGGCGGAGAAACTGCCGAAATGCCAGGATTCTATTCTGAAGGTGAGTACGATATAGCAGGCTTTTCCGTGGGAGTTGTAGAAAAGGAAGATATAATAGATGGAAGTTCAGTAAAAGATGGGGATGTACTTATAGGAATAGCTTCAAGCGGAGTTCACAGCAACGGCTATTCGCTGGTAAGAAAGCTTATACCGGATCTGGATGCCAGCTTTTTAGACAGGACATTTGCAGATGAGCTTCTTGTTCCAACAAAGATATATGTAAAACCAGTACTTGAGCTTGTAAAAAACTTTCACATCAAGGCAATGGCTCATATAACAGGAGGGGGCTTTTTTGAAAATATACCGAGGATGTTCAAAGATAATTTTACAGCAGTTGTAGATAGAAAGAGTTTTGAAGTCCCGGAAATATTTAAATATATGATCAGTCTCGGAGTGACTGAAGAGGAAATGTACAATACATATAATATGGGGATTGGTTTTGTATTATGTGCAGCTTCTCAGGATACCGACAGGATAATCAGTAAACTTTCAGAGCTGGGAGAAAAAGCTTTTATAATTGGAAATGTAGAAATAGGAGATAAAAAGGTATGTTTAAAATAG
- a CDS encoding NCS2 family permease: MEQPKDSNEQQKSFLESFFKLSENNTTVRTEILAGITTFITMAYIIFVNPSILMQAGMNTKGLMGDAAVKAGLSAINDPIVASVFAATCIAAAVGTFVMALYANLPFAQAPGMGLNAFFTYSVCLGMGYRWQQALAAVLVSGIIFIIITVTSIREKIVDALPHNLKLAISGGIGLFIALIGLKNAGIVISDPATLVAFGKLTTPHVLVAIIGILITAILMSRRVKGSILIGIILTTIVGIPFGVTHLSDIHIISRPPSLAPTFMSFDFGGLLDIGKAGAVGAITSLIMVIITFTLVDLFDTIGTLVGTAERAGMVDKNGRVKNMHKALLSDALATTIGSILGTSTVNTYVESTSGVTAGGRTGLTSVTVGILFILSLFFSGLVGIVPTEATAPALIIVGVLMMSAVTKINFDDFTEALPAFFAIAFMPFSYSIANGIAAAIIFYPIVKVATGKYKEVHPIVYVLAALFIFRFAMLS, encoded by the coding sequence ATGGAACAACCTAAGGATTCAAATGAACAACAGAAATCTTTTTTGGAATCATTTTTTAAGCTTTCAGAAAACAATACTACAGTTAGGACGGAGATCCTGGCAGGAATCACTACTTTTATCACTATGGCATACATAATCTTTGTAAATCCAAGCATACTTATGCAGGCTGGAATGAATACAAAGGGTCTTATGGGGGATGCAGCTGTCAAGGCCGGGCTTTCCGCAATCAATGATCCTATAGTGGCATCGGTATTTGCTGCAACCTGTATAGCAGCAGCTGTTGGAACTTTTGTAATGGCACTTTATGCAAATCTTCCTTTTGCCCAGGCACCGGGAATGGGCCTGAATGCATTTTTCACCTACAGTGTTTGCCTTGGAATGGGATACAGATGGCAGCAGGCACTTGCGGCAGTTCTTGTATCGGGAATAATATTTATAATAATTACAGTAACCTCTATAAGAGAGAAAATTGTGGATGCACTTCCGCACAACCTTAAACTGGCCATATCCGGAGGTATCGGCCTCTTTATAGCACTTATAGGTCTTAAAAATGCAGGTATAGTAATATCAGATCCGGCTACGCTGGTGGCATTCGGAAAATTGACTACTCCTCATGTACTTGTTGCAATCATAGGTATTTTGATTACTGCAATACTCATGTCAAGAAGGGTAAAAGGATCAATACTCATTGGAATAATTTTGACTACAATAGTCGGTATACCTTTTGGGGTGACACATCTTTCAGACATACATATTATAAGCAGGCCGCCTTCACTTGCGCCTACATTTATGTCCTTTGATTTTGGAGGCCTTTTAGATATAGGGAAAGCAGGGGCAGTTGGTGCTATTACGAGTTTGATCATGGTAATTATAACATTCACACTTGTTGATTTGTTTGATACTATAGGTACCCTGGTGGGTACAGCTGAAAGAGCAGGAATGGTTGACAAAAATGGAAGAGTCAAGAATATGCACAAGGCTCTTTTGTCAGATGCACTTGCAACTACAATAGGTTCAATTCTTGGTACAAGTACTGTCAATACATATGTTGAATCCACATCGGGTGTAACAGCAGGCGGCAGAACAGGACTTACTTCTGTTACAGTAGGAATATTGTTCATACTTTCACTGTTTTTCAGCGGGTTGGTAGGAATTGTTCCAACTGAAGCTACTGCACCTGCCCTTATAATTGTTGGAGTACTTATGATGAGTGCGGTTACAAAAATAAATTTCGATGATTTTACAGAGGCACTTCCTGCCTTCTTTGCAATAGCATTTATGCCTTTTAGCTACAGTATAGCAAATGGTATAGCAGCAGCTATAATATTTTATCCAATAGTAAAAGTGGCTACAGGAAAATACAAGGAAGTTCATCCAATAGTATATGTACTGGCAGCGCTCTTTATATTTAGATTTGCAATGCTTTCGTAG
- the purF gene encoding amidophosphoribosyltransferase, producing the protein MHISDDKFKEECGVFGIFCTEDDINVASITYYGLYALQHRGQESAGIAVSDGYKLDCYKGMGLVADVFDEKILGKLKGRSAIGHVRYSTAGSSNIENAQPLVKKYKSGSIAMAHNGNLVNAKLMKEELSGCGCCFESEADTEVILSLIVDSKEQDIKDAISRSLKNVKGSYALAILTEDKLIGIRDPNGIRPLCIGKIDNSYILCSESCALDAVGAEFIRDVLPGEIVIIDNQGITSDRFTDRIECKTCAFEYVYFARPDSTIDGINVYSSRVRAGKILYMESPVEADVVIGVPDSGIPAAVGFAEASGIPYGIGFIKNKYIARTFIAPSKELRERAVSVKLNPLKMNVEGKRVVIVDDSIVRGTTSKRLVEILRRSGAKEVHFRVSSPVVKCPCYFGIDTPYRNELIGANFSIEEINEKIGSDSLAYISISGMIESFEKNKKKDYCLGCFNGEYPMPTPDKEYKTLV; encoded by the coding sequence ATGCACATTTCAGATGATAAGTTTAAAGAAGAGTGTGGGGTATTCGGCATATTCTGTACGGAAGATGATATAAATGTAGCTTCCATAACCTATTATGGATTATATGCACTGCAGCATAGAGGACAGGAGAGTGCGGGTATAGCCGTATCCGATGGATATAAACTGGACTGCTATAAGGGAATGGGACTTGTTGCCGACGTATTTGACGAGAAAATATTGGGCAAACTGAAAGGTAGAAGTGCTATCGGACATGTAAGATATTCTACTGCTGGATCAAGCAATATTGAAAATGCCCAGCCCCTTGTTAAAAAGTATAAGTCAGGAAGCATAGCCATGGCCCATAATGGAAATTTGGTTAATGCGAAGCTCATGAAGGAAGAACTTTCAGGGTGCGGCTGCTGTTTTGAAAGTGAAGCTGATACGGAAGTTATATTGAGTCTCATTGTAGACAGCAAGGAACAGGATATCAAAGATGCCATTTCCAGATCATTGAAAAATGTGAAGGGCTCCTATGCCCTTGCTATTCTGACTGAAGATAAACTGATCGGTATAAGAGATCCAAACGGTATAAGACCTCTTTGTATCGGGAAAATAGACAACAGTTATATACTGTGTTCTGAAAGCTGTGCATTGGATGCTGTAGGAGCGGAATTCATAAGGGATGTACTTCCTGGTGAAATTGTAATTATAGACAATCAGGGTATAACCTCTGACAGATTTACAGACAGGATAGAATGCAAGACCTGTGCTTTTGAATATGTGTATTTTGCAAGGCCGGACAGCACCATAGATGGTATAAATGTATATTCTTCGAGAGTAAGAGCAGGGAAGATACTCTATATGGAAAGTCCTGTGGAAGCGGATGTGGTAATAGGAGTTCCGGATTCCGGAATACCTGCTGCAGTTGGATTTGCGGAGGCATCAGGGATACCATATGGAATAGGTTTTATAAAGAACAAATATATAGCAAGGACTTTTATAGCTCCTTCCAAAGAGCTGAGGGAAAGGGCTGTTTCAGTTAAACTGAATCCTCTTAAGATGAATGTGGAAGGTAAAAGAGTGGTTATTGTGGATGATTCCATTGTAAGGGGAACTACGAGTAAAAGACTTGTTGAAATACTTAGAAGATCAGGTGCCAAGGAGGTTCATTTCAGGGTGTCTTCACCTGTAGTAAAGTGTCCGTGTTATTTCGGGATTGACACTCCTTACAGAAATGAACTTATTGGGGCCAATTTTTCCATAGAGGAAATAAATGAAAAGATAGGATCGGACAGTCTGGCCTATATAAGTATCTCCGGGATGATAGAATCATTCGAAAAGAACAAGAAAAAGGATTATTGTCTTGGATGTTTCAATGGAGAATATCCAATGCCTACTCCGGATAAAGAATATAAAACTTTGGTATAA
- a CDS encoding GDSL-type esterase/lipase family protein, producing the protein MKLVCIGDSLTTGYGVFTENSWIYKLKDALKIEIINKGVNGDTTAGMLSRSFSDVVGLKPNFVFIMGGCNDIMCLHPLKNIEDNFSELVREAVKYSIVPIAGIEPPVIGSLASIHWANDLNYTEVNNIQQQYRNWLIDYCSQNRIEYIDFFELFSEELKYTEPEKLFIDGIHPSPLGHSIMADMAVSKMLSILARIR; encoded by the coding sequence ATGAAACTAGTATGCATAGGTGACAGTCTGACAACAGGATATGGAGTTTTTACGGAAAATTCCTGGATATACAAACTCAAGGATGCCCTTAAAATAGAAATAATAAATAAAGGCGTCAATGGAGATACTACTGCAGGTATGCTCTCAAGATCCTTCAGTGATGTAGTAGGCCTGAAGCCGAATTTTGTTTTCATAATGGGCGGCTGCAATGATATAATGTGTCTTCATCCCCTAAAAAATATAGAAGACAATTTTTCCGAACTGGTAAGAGAAGCTGTCAAATACAGCATAGTACCCATTGCAGGCATAGAACCTCCCGTTATTGGATCACTGGCAAGTATTCACTGGGCCAATGATCTGAATTATACTGAAGTAAACAATATACAGCAGCAGTACAGGAACTGGCTGATAGATTACTGCAGCCAAAACAGAATTGAGTACATTGATTTTTTCGAATTGTTTTCTGAAGAACTTAAATATACAGAACCTGAGAAGTTGTTTATAGACGGAATTCATCCTTCTCCATTAGGTCACAGTATAATGGCAGATATGGCAGTTTCAAAAATGCTCAGTATACTTGCCCGTATCAGGTAA
- the purE gene encoding 5-(carboxyamino)imidazole ribonucleotide mutase, whose translation MKVAIIFGSSSDTEKMKGAARALKEFGIQYKAYVLSAHRVPEKLIETIGKLEDEGFECIISGAGLAAHLPGVIAANTTMPVIGVPLNAAVSGLDSLFSIVQMPKSIPVATVGINNSYNAGMLAVEILALKYPEIKSKLLEYRKNMKEKFIKENGEGVEL comes from the coding sequence ATGAAGGTAGCAATTATATTTGGCAGCAGTTCAGATACAGAAAAAATGAAAGGGGCTGCCAGGGCTCTAAAGGAATTTGGTATTCAATATAAAGCTTATGTACTGTCTGCACACAGGGTTCCAGAGAAACTTATAGAAACAATTGGAAAACTTGAGGATGAAGGTTTTGAATGTATTATTTCAGGTGCCGGACTTGCAGCACATCTTCCAGGTGTTATTGCAGCCAATACGACCATGCCGGTTATAGGGGTCCCGCTTAATGCAGCTGTATCAGGACTTGATTCCCTTTTTTCCATAGTCCAGATGCCAAAATCAATACCTGTGGCTACAGTTGGAATAAATAACAGTTACAATGCAGGAATGCTTGCAGTGGAAATTCTGGCACTCAAATATCCTGAAATCAAAAGCAAGTTGCTTGAATACAGAAAAAACATGAAGGAAAAATTCATCAAAGAAAATGGAGAAGGAGTGGAATTATAA
- the purC gene encoding phosphoribosylaminoimidazolesuccinocarboxamide synthase, translated as MEKKNMIYEGKAKKVYETDDKDRVIIYYKDDATAFNGEKKGQISDKGVLNNTITSMLFELLEKHGIDTHFEKKLSDREQLCKRVSIIPLEVIVRNVAAGSMAKRLGVEEGTALKTTVFELSYKDDELGDPLINDYHAIALGFATEDELNTIYKMTARINEVLKEFFIKQGIRLIDFKLEFGKFNGKIVLADEISPDTCRFWDAKTNEKLDKDRFRRDMGNVKEAYEEILSRISGK; from the coding sequence ATGGAAAAGAAAAATATGATATATGAGGGAAAAGCAAAGAAGGTATATGAAACGGATGATAAGGACAGGGTTATAATTTATTATAAAGATGATGCCACAGCTTTTAACGGAGAAAAGAAGGGGCAGATATCAGACAAGGGCGTGCTTAACAATACTATTACATCAATGCTGTTTGAACTCCTTGAAAAACATGGAATTGACACTCATTTTGAAAAAAAGCTGAGTGACAGGGAGCAGCTTTGCAAAAGAGTTAGTATAATTCCCCTTGAAGTAATAGTGAGAAATGTAGCAGCAGGAAGTATGGCGAAGAGGCTGGGTGTGGAAGAAGGTACTGCACTCAAGACTACTGTGTTTGAACTCAGCTACAAGGATGATGAACTGGGAGATCCACTTATCAATGACTATCATGCAATTGCCCTTGGATTTGCGACGGAAGATGAATTAAATACGATATACAAGATGACAGCCAGGATAAACGAAGTGCTGAAGGAATTTTTCATCAAACAGGGAATAAGGCTGATAGATTTCAAGCTTGAATTTGGAAAGTTCAATGGGAAGATAGTTCTTGCGGATGAGATATCACCAGACACATGCAGATTCTGGGATGCAAAGACCAATGAAAAACTGGATAAGGACAGATTCAGAAGAGACATGGGCAATGTAAAAGAGGCTTATGAGGAAATACTCAGTAGAATAAGTGGAAAATAA